The nucleotide window ACGTTCGCGCCTACGTAGCGTGCCCACGGTGCCAACAGTACCCAAAAGAAGAGAGGGGAGCTCGGAGAGCTCAGGCCCGGTGGCGAGACGCACGCGCGGGAAGGTCGTTACAAGACCCGCGAGGCGCCCACCTCCCGCCGACGCGAAACCCTCCGGATCTGAACCCGAGAGCTCAGGGCCACCCATACAGCGCTTGCACCGCAGTATGTTGCCCTCACAGTTACTTCCTCCGAAAAGACCGAAGTCTCCACCCCCCGTAGAGGTCAAGCCCCTCGGAGGTCCCCAAGAGCCGGTGTTTTCATCGGAATCCGCAAGCGCGACGTCTGACCAGAGGCCTGCCACTATCACGGTCGCGCTCACCGCCCCCAGCAACGATTCAGATGGAAGCACGGAGGAATCGGAAGCAGATAGTACAAAGACGGTAACGGCAACTCTTGAAGATTCAATTAACAAATTCAACGAATCATTAAGGCGTTTGGAAGAGCGGCATCACACCAAATCCTCCCGTGACCCCAAAAAAAGGCCTGATAAAACAGATTTTGACTGGCCTGATCATCTGTCGGAGGGGGATGAGGTAGAAGAGGAGGCCCGGATGATTCTCCAAGAACAAGACCCTTTCGATGACATCGCCGGAGATGCTGAGCTTGCCAGCCGCTTGAAAGCGTTAGAAGGTAGGTTCAAGTCACCATCGGACCAGGAATTAGTACGGCGGCTGAGTGCGAGGGAGAAGATATCATCACGCACGGTAGAAGAAGGAACGGAGGCGGACGACGAGAGCGATGAGCAACCAGCTGAAAGAGAGAGTATGCCGCGAGTAAGCGCGAGAGTGAGACCCAAGACAAGTATGGCCGCGGGACTCGAGCGCGAACCCGACACCTCGCAGCCCGCTCGGACCTTTCTACTGCCCGCTCCCCGCCCCACGGTGAGATGGTCATTGCCCAGCAACGATGCGGCCCCGGCTGCAAAGTCTACACCATACCGACCACGTGCGTTACCACGTGCTACACCTCCCGAAAATTCCACCGATAATAAAAGCGAATTCATAACTTTTCCTGATGACCCCATCATAATAGGATCGAAAGACACGAATTCATCCTCGATCACGTCGTCCTCACTGGACTCGTCCAGTGAAGAGGAACCTGACCAAGAAAAACCTATAGCAAAAACAAGTACGATAATTAGCTCGCGAGAATGTCTAACGTACAAACCAGATAACTTAGTCCATTTCATCTCTGCGGATGGAGAACTATCAACCTCAGTGGGAAAACTACTCGCTGACCTAGGTAGGTTAGATGGACAAACAATTAAAGACCGGAATTTATCGATCGGACAAATTGCGGTGACTCCGTATGGgtccaataaaatttatagtattgttattaaaaaacagtACTACGACGGAACAAACGCCGAGCACATATTAACGGGACTCGAGAATCTTAAATTCGCCCTTCAACAAGCGGCCGTGAAGTCGGTTCGTATCTCACGCTCGGGAGACTATACGGACGAACTACCGCACACAAAACTGCTCGATTGGTGAAACAGGATACTCGGTAAAACAAACATAGTCACCACGATATGCTACGGTACCATTCGACGACCACCGGACGAACAACACTCGcaaataattgaggaattTCATGCGAGTCTTGTCGGAGGCCATCGAGGGGTAACCAAGACCTATCGTAAAATCCGTGAACGTTTTTATTGGCCTTCGCTGAGAAACGAAGTGcaaaattatattcgtcgCTGCAAGGGCTGTCAGGAACGTAAATTGGTTCGAGCGAAGACGCGCGAGCCGATGCTTATTACTGATACGCCGGCTGACGTTTTTGATAAGGTGTCACTCGATACGGTGGGTCCGTTGCCGACAACACCACATGGCAAAAAACACATACTAACCATGCAAGACCACCTATCGAAATATTGTTTAGCGGAACCGATACCCGATTTAAAAGCGACTACGATCGCCGAAGCTATGGCGAAGCGATTAATTGCGCAATTTGGAGCTCCCCGTGCGATCCTTACTGATCGCGGAGCAGCCTTTACCGGAAATTTACTACGCGAAATGTCCAAAATCTTTCATATAAAGCAAGTAACGACTTCCGGCTATCGACCGCAGACGAACGGAGCGCTCGAACGAAGTCACATACTGTTAGCGGAATACATAAAGCAGTATGCAGGTACGTACGATGATTGGGACCGTTTGTTGCCTTACGCGGAATTATCGTATAACACTAGCGTGCACGAGGCGACAAATTTCACCTCTCACGAAATCGTGTATGGGAGGCTGCCTCGGCTACCGAGTCAGTTCCCCGTGGACGAAAAACTATCCACGTATAATTCGTATATTATCGAGCTAACAAAACGCCTCTCCGAAATACGCGAAATGGCcggtgaaaatcaaaatcgcGCGAAGGaaacaatcaaaaaatactACGACAAGAAAGTCCGTCCTTTCCCAGGTAAAGTGAGCGACCTTGCCTATGTCCTTAAGGAACCTCGTAAGGGTAAGTTCGACTCCCAATATCATGGCCCATATAAAATCGTCCAGATAACTGACCATAGTAATATAATACTGGAGGCAGAGAATGGGAAAAGGATAAGGAAGCATGCCGACAAGGTAAAACTGGCAGTGGTATAAGCCGCTAGCCAGTTTGCTGAAGTTGTACCATAAAAAAAGGTATATCGGAATGTAGAGCTGAGCTACGCAGTAATTGCCGTAAGCAAAGCAAACATGTGTATGAGGGTGCGCAAGTATGAGTGTGAGAGGTACCAGTAAAGCGTGTGTAAACATGTTATCTGCATGTGTTCGCAGAAGAGTGCGGGAGTGAGAAAGCGAGACGCGTGAACAACCAGTGTAGGAGTATGAGCCACCGTCCACCAATTCGACGATGTTGTGCGTGTGGGTGCTTCTAGCTTCGACGGCCCTGGCCGCCGCAGAGCTTCGCAGCAACAACGCGTATCACATAACACCCATGAAAGATCAACCGGGAATTTACTACGAGAGGGTGGCCCCCCTCCGCCTGCAACACGTGGACTGGAGAGTCACCGTGTTTATGGATATAGACGCTTTCATTACGGATTCACCCCCCGCTGAAAGGCAGTTAAACGAAGCGTTCAAGGCATGCTGCCGGGTCACGACCAGGGAGGCTTGCCGTGAAATGACAAATTTGGACTACCTTCAAGGACTCATGCGGCGCGCTGAAGAAATGGCAGATAACCTTGAAGCCATTTCTCACAACTCCAGACTCGGGGCGCCAATTAAGCCATTACGAATCCGAACTATGAAGAAGCGATCGGTGCCGCTAGGTTTCATTGGGTCGCTCAGCAAATCGCTATTCGGCACAATGAATGAAGAGGATGCAACGTATATCAATGCGCAGATCGATCGATTGTTTAGTGACCAATCCAATCTAACTGAAATAATCAGCAAGGAAATACACGTGACCCACTCGAGATTCCAGTAGTTACATCGAGAACATCTGATGGAATTAGACATGGTTGATAAGCTGCACGCACGAATCAATCAACTATCCAACCAGACGAGTATGATGATGCGCCGGAACGTCTTAGCGAACTTCGTGTACCGGGTGGAGGCAAAGATCAAGCAATATATCTAGACAAGCGAGAAGTACTTGCACGCGATATCGATGGCTAGAGAAGGACGTTACGATCTCAGCATGTTAACAGCGACGCAGCTGACCGCCATCACGAAGGAAATACAGACTCGGGCACCCGATTTTGAATTCCCCCTCGCGACCGAGTACCTACGAGGAGAATCGTTATCCCGCATTGTTAATACGGATATTGTGTTTCACTCGGGCAGGATCCCCATTGTGGTTCATATTCCCCTGCTCGAGCGAGCGGCTTATCATCTTTACCGCATGCACGCGTGGCCAGCCTTCCAACGCGGAACGCTACTAAACGGATCGGCTCATATTCAACCGTCGGCGCCGTATATAGTTGTGTCGGCGGACCGCCGTACATACTTTATGGCAGACTCCGTATACATTAACGAACGCACCAGTGTACAGCGCCGTTATATCTGCTCGATGGAGACCCCTCTGAAGGAGGTATCGACATCGCGGCAATGCGAGGTAGTGATGCTAATAAACCCCTCAATCGACGCATATAGGCACTGCGATGTGAGGATTCAAACGACGGACGACTCGTTCTGGAAGCATCTACCCTCCCAGGGTGGATGGCTCTATTCGCTGCACGCACCGGAGCATCTCCATATACTCTGTCCGGCAAGGATGGAAGTCTCAACCACGTTGAAAGGTGCCGGGATACTCCACCTCAGCGCTGACTGTGTTGGACGCACCCGAAGTACCTCCCTCACTGGAATGCGCGTTTACGAGAGTCGTGAACAATACTTTTACGCGCCGGAGATTTCACTGAACATCTCTCTAATTGCCCCCAGTTTCGGAGAACCGTTGGagggaaaataagaaaactcGGGACAAGGCAACATACTGTCGCAATATACCAGGAAGGGCTCAGCATGGCGAATGTCACGTGCTGACGAATCCCTGGACGACGTGCAACAACGACTCTCAGAAATCGGCAGCCACCGCCGTGACAAGGAGGAACAGCACGTCTTGTTTACGACCGGGTTTGCCCTGGACCTCCTTCTCGGAATAATATTGGTTACCTACATATGGCGAGCCAACATCTACAAAATGGCTAAGTGGATTGGGTTGCCATGCGGACGCCCGAAGCGTACGGCTCATGCAACTCATTACGAAGACATCGAGCTAGCCCAGACAAAACAGGCCCCACGTCGAGACCACGGCGGCGCCGGAAACCCGAGCGCTGCCCCAGGAATTGCTCCGCGTACACGGTACGAAGTGGAAAGGGAAGGAACAACGGGTCAACCCAAGGGAAGAAGAGGAGAGTCTTCTTGCCCCCTTCCCCGCCAAGAGGCTGAGGTGGCATATTAGGAGAATAACACCCTAGATGACATCGAGACTTCTCCCACCACGGCACCAAGGGGAAGGAGAGCCAGAGGGACTAACCAACGCCATTCGATCCCCGGAGTCAGACCCGAGCAGTCGCGAACTTCGGAAAAGGATTCAGTGTACTTCAAAATCAAGAGGAAATGTCCGACGCGAGCTATCTCCGTACGTTCGCTAGGGCGACGGCGAACAAGGCGTGCGCGGTCTGCCGCGAAAGTCAGACACGTTGCACCAGCTGGGTAACCTGTTACTTGAGAAGGGCGGATCAGGCGGGTGGTTCGGACCTCAGCCCCTGTCCTCTGTGTGCAACAGAGCGACCGGGAAATGAGCAGCTGTCCCACGCAATCTCGTGCCTATCAAAGTACGAGTTAGCGATTCGACCACCGGTACAAGTACCAGCACCGGCACGAGTACTACCACCGGCACGAGTGTCAGCACCCGAACCAGCACCGGCTGAGGCGGCGGTCTCGACCGTCTCGCCGAAGCTGGCGGCACCTCCGACGGCGAAGACGACCTCAGCAACGAGAACCCGGGCGGTGGACAAGGTGAGGCGCGGCATCTGTCCGACCTGCGGGAGGAACGGAGACAACCAGCACTGGGAGGAATGCTACCTGGAGCGCTTCCTCTCGCGCCGGAGGTCGGCAAGCTCTAATTGCACCCTCTGCGGCGAGAGTGTCGGCAACAGACCGGGCCTACACGCGGGCCACTGCGTGGAAGCCTTCGGTCGCCTCCTCGGCGAAAAGGAAGCCTCCGCCGCACGAGCAGCTCCTAAGGCCACCCAAGAGGTCAAATCAACACCGAAAACCGACGCACCCGTGCAGGCGACGACGTCACGACGCCATCTACCTGCCAACACCAAGGAGAAGGGGGTACAAACCGACCACCTGGTCGTCTTGGAGGGAGAAGAGGCTCCCTTCTTGATTGACTACAGGAGGTTAGCCAAGGTAATGATCCCCGCAGTCCGCACGCGAATCCTGGGCCGTTGGATCACCCTCCAAAGGGAAATGGACCAACACCTTGGACCCGCAGAGGAGGAAGCACCAGCCGAAGGCAATCTGATCGGCTGGGAAGAACCGGCCGGTGAGATGCCACCCGCAACGCCAGGATCTCCGGCGAACCTCGCGGACGTCCTGCAGGATGAACCGGAGGTCGTCGAGGATCTGATCCGGTGGGAGGAATCACCGAGCGGACCTCCACCCGCAACCCTCCAAGCCGAGCGAGCCGAGACAAAAGGAAACGAGGACACCAAGGCCGTCTGAGGACACCCGAGGACGCCAAGGACCAAACTCACGAGGGCGACGCAGCTGGCGAGACGCAAGGACGGCCGAGCGACGAGCCAGCAGTGTGGTGACAAGTGAGCGACATAACCAAAACCAGAAAGtgtcgtgtgtgtgtgcacgGGTCATGAAAGAGCGTATGTGCGATACACAGACAATGTAAATACCGATAATTCGAAATATGCGGTCAGCGGTGAGCCAACCCTCCAGTGTCCGTGTCACCGTCGGCCCGGCGCACCGAGTCGATGGGGGCATCGACACCTAAGGGGGGAGGgatgtcacgagcgccgcatattTATTCGGACTATATCACCGATTatgtcaattattattatctctaGAAACAAGGAAGCATAGCATAAACATATTAGTTAgtctatataaaatattttattataaccaGTTCGTGGAGTAACCGAGCGgaacggcgtagttggacggccagcaacgtcagcgtcttcgcgcccgccggatcccgggtgtaatcaacaccgggatgaggcgaacgcgaaatcacgcgcttcgaggatgactgtcgcgaggcgagcctttgttccGGAATTATGTAGTTAGCGAAAACCCcgaattgtaaattcagcgaaaactcgctcgccgcccgacgttccaaggggtgtcggacgagcgagcgaaggcAGTCCCGTCTTGAGACCGTCTGAATAACGACATCAGCGGAACCCGGCTCCTTCGAAGCGACCACGTATAGAGCTATAAATCCTTTTTCCGAAACCGACGATTAGAGCGTAATTCTCTAATCTACCCACGGCCGTAAAAGGTTACTCGCGTCGCGGTGTAAGTCTTACGAAGATAAAATAAGTGCAAGCGTTAAGCCACGAACTCTATTGAGCTGTGTAGCCTGTGAGTAAGTGTGTGTGAAGGCGTGTATACTTCGGCGAGTTCGAAGCCGAAGCTGCGAagcgagagagggagagaacgTGAGTAGTATAAGACCAAAATAattgtaagcttccttgtTTCGAACCTTCTCTGCTTTTTAGTTTTTGACCTATTAAACATTTTAACTTGGCTTTCCATCAAAACATTGGTACGATAAATTGAAATCTTCCAAACCTATTCCCAgggaacgccctgtagaggacgttcaccTCCCAACCCACCtaggaaataaatataaacctctGTGAGAACTTAGAGGGTTGAAgccgtcgcgtgcgagaccgctccgcacgtgacacaTATGTGAACAATATATcaagcgcatgcgcattgactCACTATGAGCATGcgcataaaaattatattttcattataaacAGACGTTAAAAAGATGTCTTGAAGGACTCATGTTTTTGATTTCTATGAGAAGTCGTCAAAATGAATACATTATGTTATCATAAAACTGACGTCTTTACTATGAGTTCTTAAAGAGAtcataattttgatttcaataaGAAGTCAAGAAAAAGAATACTTATGTATGGCACAAAACTAATGTCTTAAAAAAGACGTCTTAAGGAGTTCTAAATTTTGAGTTCTTAAATAAGATGTCTCTAAGAACTCATAGTTGGACTTCTGGCAGAAGTCTATCAAAAGGCTTCTCGCAGTATTCTTTATGATTTGGATGCTATCTGGGCGTGAGCTTGGAAAATCCATCTACATCTAGAGACGAAGTTGAATCAGAAACTTTGATAATCCTTGATAATACCCATCCAACCTCCAGAGCAAAACAGTTGGACGTGATCACAGACCCATCCTCTGAACCAAATCAGCCTAATGAGGTGACGGATCTACCCTTCGAGTCAAAAAAGTTGGACGATGAGACAGAGTGCCTCCTAGGCGATGATCCAGCGCGcaacaatattaaaaaagtGGACTTACATCAAAGTCTGGTCGCTAGATGGTCCGCCTGGCTGTCGGAAGGCTTGACCAAAGAGGATAAGAACAGAGTCCTGGAAAAGTATCCTCGTACAGGAAACATTTCACTTGAAGCTCCAGCACTGAACGCTGAAATAGCTCTCACCCTGACTGAGGCTGCCTCCAAAAGAGATAATCTTTTTATCATTGAGCAGAACTATGTTGCTTCAGCTCTATCAGCCGTGGGAGAAGCAATCACaatgattctgaaaaatgacgGGGAACCAGTAGACCATCTTGAGTTGCTAGAATCATTAGCAGACGTGGGAAGATTAATTTCCCAACTTCATTACCAGATGTCTTCGGCTAGAAAGGCTTTTATTGCCCCGATACTGGCAAAACCGATGAAAGATCTGTTACAAAAGACAACGCCAGGTACATTCTTGTACGGGGATGATTTATCTGACCTAATCAAATCGGccaaatcgatgaaaaaaatgggaaaagaaattaaaagtacCAGTACTCCAGATTCGACCTCTGGAAACTACAAGAGGTCTGCTCCGAGGACTCCTTCGGGACGTCCTTTAAACTGGCGGGGCCCGTATGTGAGACAGGGGATTCCACATCAGGGCCAGAAATCTTTTCGTCCAAAAACGAATTGTTCGAAGACGAACCCGTCCAGCAACAGGCCGTCGCAGAACAACTCGTTCAAACAAACCAGGGCGAACCAGAATCCCCAGAACAACATCGAGCGTCAGTAGAAATTGAGGTGAGACCAATAGCAGGCCGTCTTAAACATATTCAtcaaaagtgaaaagaaattacTCAAGATAAGATTATCTTAAAATGTGTAACTGGTTATGAAATACCGTTTACCAACAGGCCTCCACAAGCATTAAGTTATAAAAAAGATTTAGGTTTTTCTAGTGaagctgaatattttttatcattggaGGTAAAAAAGTTATTAGCCTGTCCTGCTGTCGCTAGGTACAACCCTGTTGAAGGACAATTTCTATCACCGTTTTTCCTAGTTCCAAAACCGAACGGTTCGAAACGCTTTGTTTTAAACTTAAAAATCTTGaatcaatttataaaaacCTCACATTTTAAAATGGAAGATTTAAGAACTACGCTGAAATTAATCACTCAGGGCTCCTTTATCCGTAATCTTGACCTCAGATGCCTATTTTTAATCCCAGTAGACgagaaatgtagaaaatttctacgctttaaattcaatggcaatatttttgaattttcttgatTGCCTTTTGGGCTTTCCACGAGCCCTTATGTGTTCACTAGGGTTCTAACATCTGTTTTAAGTTACCTGAGAGAAAGAAACCTATTATCTACAGTATACTTAGATGATATTCTGTGCATTgggaacaattttcaaaactgctTAAGTAATGTAGAAACCATCAGAAATCTACTTGTATGTTTGGGCTTTGAAATTATTGAAGATAAAAGCTCGCAGAAGCCAGAACTTTCATGCAGATTCCTTGGGTTCATAATTAATTCAGGTGACATGACGCTAGCTTTACCAGTAgagaaaagaattaatttagTAAGGCTTGTTAAAGAATATTTAGGAAAATATAAGTGTCAGATTAGAGATTTCGCACGATTAATCGGCATGCTCATCGCAGCGTGTTCAGCTGTCTTTTATGGATGGCTTTATACGAAGTTGTTGCAGAGAGAAAAACTAACTGCACTCTTACTAAATGGGCAGGACTTTATTTAGGAAATGCTGATACCTAGCAGTATACAAAACGACAATTGGGGCTATTCACCATCCCTGTAGTTAGAAATCCTGATCGAAAGTTTAAATTTGAagtagaaatattttctaatgCGCCTCTAACAGGCTGGGGTGCCCACTGCAATAATCAGAGTGCTCACGGGTTTTGGACGCGATCATAAAGCAAACTTGACATGAATCGCCTTGAGCTTATAGCAGCTTTCCTGGCGCTCAGATGTTTCGCTCGAGATATCTTGAACTGGATGATTGGTCAGAAACCTTTGGAATTGGtgcgaagagagaaaaatttgggTCTACGCATCATATATTCCTTCCAAAGAAAACACGGTTGCCGATAGGGAATCGAGAAACAAAGACATTGATACCCAGTGGGAGTTAGCCGAATCTGCTTTCAAGCAAATTACCGACAAATGGGGTCCCCTGGAAATAGATCTTTTCGCTTcaagaaataattcaaaagtcAAATAGTTTTGCTCGTGGAAAAGACACCCTGAAGCAGTAACAGTGGATGCTTTCACGATTAGCTGGAATAACTACCGTTTCTACGCTTTTCCACCTTTTGCTATTATTTCAAGAGTTCTCCAACAAATCAGGTTCGACAAGGCTCAAGGAGTCATAATTGTACCTCATTGGCCTACGCAGCCACGGTTCCCCGTATTTGCATTTACGCTAACTGAAGAACCACTATTGTTCGCTCCGTCTTCTGATCTACTGATCTCTCTGCAGGTCCTCGACACACCTACTAGCCAGAAAACTGTCCCCGGTTGCCGGGAATGTCTTAGGCGCGTTTATCAGAAGAGACAATTGCCAGAGGGTGCCATCATCCTCATCTCTACGTTAACGCAATCCACACTTCGGCATCACTACTCAGTGTTGAAAAACTGATGGGGACATTGTATACAGACAAGAGAAGACCCcttaaaagtgaattaaaataatgtaataaagtTTTTAACAACCCGTTTTCAGGGCGGTGCGTCGCATCGAACCTTGAATTCTAAAAGATCAGCTATTATTTTACTAACAAGGAAACGTTTTCAGGTGTCCccctccgatttcgatgaaactctGAAATGTTatagagggtcaaaatcgatgacatacgtattttttttatcggcccaAACTTATTTTAAAGGGGTGAAACACCCCTCCAAAGTTGACCACCTCccaagatgatttttctgttttgcataCAAGGAAGGGATTTTAATaactaataatgatagtaataaataccttgtcaaaagagatgaaatacacacttcgaatattctcaagaactctttattttaggggttaacttgtttatacaaagttcatttCTTACATTAGAAACAAGATGTTCATCAGAGCTCAATGAATCTAACAGCACTGTGAAGAGCATGCAAGAatacagaatacgtgctttcgATTTCTTCCCAAAAACTGAATTCTTATCGACCtttttcccaatattgcgGATTATGTCTAGTATTTAGCcatgaatcattgaataacattgtttGAGGCTCGCATTCATTCTGGCATCGCTCTTTCATCATTGTAccgttttatcatttttttcaagaaatgtaaatatttttcatttcaagcagactatcaactactcgaaaattcgatgtgtGTCACATGTAAACAAGTCATATctctacttgaattaattctatgGCACAGATATTTGAGGGGTCAGGGCTGGGaaaaagataaacaaaaaacaagtagTGATTATTAGCcattttgcattgaaaaaatgaataaagaaatttttttttgtaactttgATTCATACACCAAATACACCTGTAAatagttttgtaaataaattacgtttttatatcatacaaaattgttgaatatgcACATGATTCTACTTCCTCTACGGTGGCCACACtctttaaataaaaacaagttcCAAGTTAACCTATAAATCGCTTTATGGATGATAGTCGGTACAATAATGATATTGATCAAAAAA belongs to Neodiprion lecontei isolate iyNeoLeco1 chromosome 5, iyNeoLeco1.1, whole genome shotgun sequence and includes:
- the LOC124294412 gene encoding uncharacterized protein LOC124294412, which codes for MQDHLSKYCLAEPIPDLKATTIAEAMAKRLIAQFGAPRAILTDRGAAFTGNLLREMSKIFHIKQVTTSGYRPQTNGALERSHILLAEYIKQYAGKVSDLAYVLKEPRKGKFDSQYHGPYKIVQITDHSNIILEAENGKRIRKHADKVKLAVV